Proteins encoded together in one Pongo abelii isolate AG06213 chromosome 8, NHGRI_mPonAbe1-v2.0_pri, whole genome shotgun sequence window:
- the CUEDC2 gene encoding CUE domain-containing protein 2: MELERIVSAALLAFVQTHLPEADLSGLDEVIFSYVLGVLEDLGPSGPSEENFDMDAFTEMMEAYVPGFAHIPRGTIGDMMQKLSGQLSDARNKENLQPQSSGVQGQVPISPEPLQRPEMLKEETRSSAAAAAAAADIQDEATGAEEELLPGVDVLLEVFPTCSVEQAQWVLAKARGDLEEAVQMLVEGKEEGPAAWEGPNQDLPRRLRGPQKDELKSFILQKYMMVDSAEDQKIHRPMAPKEAPKKLIRYIDNQVVSTKGERFKDVRNPEAEEMKATYINLKPARKYRFH, from the exons ATGGAGCTGGAGAGGATCGTCAGTGCAGCCCTCCTTGCCTTTGTCCAGACGCACCTCCCGGAGGCCGACCTCAG TGGCTTGGATGAGGTCATCTTCTCCTATGTGCTTGGGGTCCTGGAGGACCTGGGCCCCTCGGGCCCATCAGAGGAGAACTTCGATATGGATGCTTTCACTGAGATGATGGAGGCCTATGTGCCTGGCTTTGCCCACATTCCCAG GGGCACAATAGGGGACATGATGCAGAAGCTCTCAGGGCAGCTGAGTGATGCCAGGAACAAAG AGAACCTGCAACCGCAGAGCTCTGGTGTCCAAGGTCAGGTGCCCATCTCCCCAGAGCCCCTGCAGCGGCCTGAAATGCTCAAAGAAGAGACTAggtcttctgctgctgctgctgctgctgctgcagacaTCCAAGATGAG GCAACTGGTGCTGAGGAGGAGCTTCTGCCAGGGGTGGATGTACTCCTGGAGGTGTTCCCTACCTGTTCGGTGGAGCAGGCCCAGTGGGTGCTGGCCAAAGCTCGGGGGGACTTGGAAGAAGCTGTGCAGATGCTGgtagagggaaaggaagaggggCCTGCAGCCTGGGAGGGCCCCAACCAG GACCTGCCCAGACGCCTCAGAGGCCCCCAAAAGGATGAGCTGAAGTCCTTCATCCTGCAGAA GTACATGATGGTGGATAGCGCAGAGGATCAGAAGATTCACCGGCCCATGGCTCCCAAGGAG GCCCCCAAGAAGCTGATCCGATACATCGACAACCAGGTAGTGAGCACCAAAGGGGAGCGATTCAAAGATGTGCGGAACCCTGAGGCCGAGGAGATGAAGGCCACATACATCAACCTCAAGCCGGCCAGAAAGTACCGCTTCCATTGA